The Afipia massiliensis genome has a segment encoding these proteins:
- a CDS encoding AMP-binding protein: MAIGGPFDTFPKLLLRNAARFGSRPAFRHKDLGIWQTWTWAQVAEIVRAYAAGLQRLGLQPGDTIAIVGANRPKLYWTVMAAQALRAIPVPVYSDAVADELAYVLAHADVKFVAAQDQEQVDKVLSVSDRVQHLHKIVYDEPRGLRDYDHSRLIAINDVIEDGRAALAANAALGGQIDEIIWQSEGSDISIILYTSGTTGASKGVMLSARGCIDAVTDTVRFDRLTDSDVALAYLPLAWVGDHYLNYAQGLAAGFCMACPESAETVEQDLREIGPTFYFAPPRVFENMLTRVMIRMEDAAPIKRRMFDYFLGIARRHGESILTGKPVPLSGRLLYALGRLILYEPLKNTLGLSRVRVAYTAGEAIGPDLFAFYRSIGLNLKQLYGQTEAFLYVTCQPDGEIYSDTVGPAAPNVDIRIAESGEVQFRSPGMFVRYFKDQAKTAETLTPDGYVKTGDAGFFDEKTGHLKIIDRAKDVGRLADGTIFAPKYLENKLKFFPSIKEAVAFGDSREFVCAILNIDLTAVANWAERNNIAYGSYQELAGHPLVYDLVAKSVAEVNRSLAEEKAMAGAQIRRFLILHKELDADDGELTRTQKVRRGFVAERYAPLVTALYNGSHEANISTEVTFEDGRKGVIAARVKIRDLQAAGSTETLGKAA; the protein is encoded by the coding sequence ATGGCCATTGGCGGACCGTTTGACACGTTCCCCAAGTTGCTTCTGCGGAATGCTGCGCGGTTTGGCAGCCGTCCGGCCTTTCGGCACAAGGATCTGGGCATCTGGCAGACATGGACCTGGGCCCAGGTCGCCGAGATCGTGCGTGCTTATGCCGCGGGCTTGCAGCGGCTTGGATTGCAGCCAGGAGACACGATCGCCATCGTCGGCGCCAACCGGCCCAAGCTCTACTGGACCGTGATGGCAGCGCAGGCGCTGCGCGCGATTCCGGTTCCGGTCTATTCGGATGCCGTGGCTGACGAACTTGCCTATGTGCTCGCTCACGCCGATGTGAAGTTTGTCGCAGCGCAAGATCAGGAGCAGGTCGATAAGGTTTTGTCTGTATCCGACCGCGTGCAGCATCTCCACAAGATTGTTTATGACGAGCCGCGCGGACTCCGTGACTACGATCACAGCCGATTGATCGCAATCAACGATGTCATCGAAGACGGCCGCGCCGCGCTTGCGGCCAACGCTGCGCTTGGCGGGCAGATCGATGAAATAATCTGGCAGAGTGAAGGTTCTGACATCTCGATTATCCTCTACACCTCGGGAACAACCGGCGCGTCGAAGGGCGTCATGCTGTCGGCGCGAGGCTGCATCGACGCCGTGACGGATACTGTCAGGTTCGATCGATTGACCGACAGCGACGTGGCGCTTGCCTACCTGCCGCTCGCCTGGGTCGGCGATCATTACCTCAACTATGCACAGGGCCTTGCCGCGGGTTTCTGCATGGCGTGCCCCGAGAGCGCTGAGACGGTCGAGCAGGATTTGCGCGAGATCGGACCAACCTTCTATTTCGCTCCGCCTCGCGTTTTCGAAAACATGCTGACGCGGGTGATGATCCGCATGGAGGACGCTGCGCCAATCAAGCGGCGAATGTTCGACTACTTCCTTGGCATTGCGCGACGGCATGGCGAGTCGATCTTGACCGGAAAGCCGGTGCCGCTGTCAGGCCGGCTGCTCTATGCGCTCGGGCGCCTGATACTCTACGAGCCCCTTAAAAACACTCTTGGCCTGTCTCGCGTGCGCGTTGCCTATACTGCAGGTGAGGCCATCGGTCCGGATCTTTTCGCGTTCTACCGCTCGATCGGGTTGAACCTGAAGCAACTCTACGGTCAGACTGAAGCGTTTCTCTACGTTACCTGTCAGCCTGATGGGGAGATCTACTCCGATACTGTTGGGCCGGCGGCGCCGAATGTCGATATCCGCATCGCGGAATCAGGTGAAGTGCAGTTCCGCTCACCTGGCATGTTTGTCCGATATTTCAAGGATCAGGCGAAGACTGCGGAGACCCTGACGCCTGACGGTTACGTCAAGACTGGTGATGCCGGTTTCTTCGACGAGAAGACGGGACATCTGAAGATCATCGATCGCGCAAAGGATGTGGGTCGGCTGGCCGACGGAACGATATTTGCGCCGAAGTATCTTGAGAACAAATTGAAGTTCTTTCCCAGCATCAAGGAAGCGGTCGCTTTCGGCGATTCCAGGGAGTTCGTTTGCGCCATTCTCAATATCGATCTGACTGCGGTGGCGAATTGGGCCGAACGTAACAACATCGCCTACGGCTCCTATCAGGAACTGGCGGGGCATCCACTGGTCTACGACCTGGTGGCCAAGAGCGTTGCCGAAGTGAACCGCTCCCTCGCGGAGGAAAAGGCAATGGCGGGCGCGCAGATTCGCCGTTTCCTCATTCTGCATAAGGAATTAGACGCAGACGATGGCGAATTGACCCGCACGCAGAAAGTTCGCCGCGGGTTCGTCGCCGAGCGCTATGCACCACTGGTCACCGCGCTCTACAACGGTTCGCACGAAGCCAACATTTCTACCGAAGTCACGTTTGAGGATGGCCGCAAGGGCGTGATCGCGGCGCGGGTCAAGATCCGTGACTTGCAAGCGGCTGGTTCGACGGAAACTCTGGGGAAGGCGGCATGA
- a CDS encoding sulfite oxidase, whose protein sequence is MVTQTERSVHELYDDAERGDAVVFGRRTDASRRGFLGGAGLTAMGAAVGGFIPFSQNMPAGMFPAALAQATPPSGAAPAAAKGPQILDFPGKAKGLIVLGDRPLVAETPEAMLDDDTTPTEKFYIRNNGQTPAGFTEGDAWSFKIDGEVNRPLTLTLGELKAKYKPKTYRMVLECGGNGRSFFQPPTRGNQWTNGGAGTAEWTGVSLADVLKTAGLKSSAVYTGNYGADQHLSGDAAKDALSRGVPIADAIEPHALLVWAMNGQPLNNIHGGPLRLVIPGYPGSVSHKWLKRIWIRDKVHDGQGMGGTSYSTAIKPMIPGGKTDESNMRTMTSMPVRGIITNPANGAKLPAGTRKLALRGAAWDGHDGIARVDVSIDFGATWRPAKAAAPRNKYDWRRWTTEVVLPSDGYYEIWVRASDTKGRAQPHVAGGWNPQGYGANPMHRVAVLVG, encoded by the coding sequence ATGGTCACCCAAACAGAGCGCTCCGTTCATGAGTTGTATGACGACGCCGAGCGAGGCGATGCAGTCGTTTTTGGCCGTCGCACAGACGCTTCACGTCGCGGGTTTCTGGGAGGAGCCGGGCTGACGGCTATGGGTGCAGCCGTCGGCGGATTCATTCCGTTCTCCCAGAATATGCCGGCCGGCATGTTTCCGGCGGCTCTGGCACAGGCAACACCTCCATCCGGCGCTGCGCCTGCGGCAGCCAAAGGGCCGCAAATTCTCGATTTCCCGGGCAAGGCGAAGGGGCTGATCGTGCTTGGCGACAGGCCGCTGGTGGCCGAGACGCCCGAGGCCATGCTCGATGACGACACCACGCCGACCGAAAAGTTCTACATCCGCAACAACGGCCAGACCCCTGCGGGATTTACCGAGGGCGACGCCTGGAGTTTCAAGATCGACGGTGAGGTCAACAGGCCGCTGACGCTGACGCTTGGCGAACTAAAGGCAAAATATAAGCCCAAGACTTACCGCATGGTTCTGGAATGCGGCGGCAATGGACGCTCCTTCTTCCAGCCGCCGACACGCGGCAACCAGTGGACCAATGGCGGCGCTGGCACTGCCGAATGGACCGGCGTATCCCTCGCCGATGTCCTGAAGACCGCCGGCCTGAAGTCGAGCGCAGTCTACACTGGCAATTACGGCGCCGACCAGCACCTCTCCGGCGATGCCGCCAAGGATGCCTTGTCGCGCGGTGTCCCAATCGCGGATGCGATTGAGCCACACGCCTTGTTGGTGTGGGCGATGAATGGCCAGCCTCTGAACAACATTCACGGAGGCCCACTCAGGCTTGTCATTCCCGGTTATCCGGGATCGGTTTCGCACAAATGGCTCAAGCGCATCTGGATTCGCGACAAGGTTCACGATGGCCAGGGCATGGGAGGCACCTCCTATTCCACCGCAATCAAGCCGATGATTCCGGGCGGAAAGACCGACGAATCCAACATGCGAACGATGACGTCGATGCCGGTGCGCGGGATCATCACCAACCCTGCCAACGGCGCCAAGCTGCCCGCCGGTACCCGCAAGCTCGCGCTGCGCGGCGCGGCGTGGGATGGGCATGACGGTATCGCTCGTGTTGACGTTTCAATCGATTTCGGGGCGACCTGGCGGCCAGCCAAGGCAGCCGCCCCGCGCAATAAATACGACTGGCGACGCTGGACGACGGAGGTCGTCCTGCCTTCCGACGGTTACTACGAGATCTGGGTGCGCGCGTCGGATACCAAAGGACGCGCGCAGCCGCACGTGGCCGGTGGCTGGAATCCCCAAGGCTATGGCGCCAATCCGATGCATCGCGTCGCCGTGCTGGTCGGATGA
- a CDS encoding ABC transporter ATP-binding protein: protein MRAPDTNEILLQVAGVSLAFGGVKALTDVSFDIRKGEIRAIIGPNGAGKTSMLNVINGFYHPDHGAITFKGRTRARMQPFEAARGGIARTFQNVALFKGMSALDNIMAGRTLKMSRGLLWQMLRYGPALAEEIEHRRRVEEIIDFLEIQPIRKVPVARLPYGLQKRVELGRALAMEPDLLLLDEPMAGMNLEEKKDMSRFIIDVNDHYGTTIALIEHDMAVVMDLSHRVVVLDHGVKIADGAPDEVKKNQAVIDAYLGVAH from the coding sequence ATGAGGGCGCCCGACACGAACGAAATCTTACTTCAGGTCGCGGGCGTATCGCTGGCATTTGGCGGCGTGAAAGCGCTGACGGACGTTTCGTTTGACATCCGGAAGGGCGAAATTCGCGCCATCATCGGACCGAACGGCGCCGGCAAAACCTCGATGCTCAATGTGATCAACGGTTTCTATCATCCCGATCATGGCGCTATCACCTTCAAGGGGCGGACCCGCGCCAGGATGCAGCCTTTCGAGGCGGCCCGTGGCGGCATCGCGCGCACCTTTCAGAACGTCGCACTGTTCAAAGGAATGAGCGCGCTCGACAATATTATGGCTGGCCGCACATTGAAGATGAGCCGGGGTCTTCTGTGGCAGATGCTGCGTTACGGCCCTGCGCTGGCAGAGGAGATCGAACATCGGCGCCGGGTCGAGGAGATCATCGATTTTCTGGAAATTCAGCCGATCCGCAAGGTGCCGGTCGCGCGCTTGCCATACGGCCTGCAGAAGCGCGTCGAACTTGGCCGCGCCCTTGCGATGGAGCCCGACCTTCTTCTCCTCGACGAGCCGATGGCAGGCATGAACCTCGAGGAGAAGAAGGACATGTCGCGGTTCATCATCGATGTGAACGATCATTACGGCACCACTATCGCGTTGATCGAGCACGACATGGCTGTGGTGATGGATCTCTCCCATCGCGTGGTGGTGCTCGATCATGGCGTGAAGATTGCCGACGGCGCGCCGGACGAGGTCAAGAAAAACCAGGCCGTCATCGACGCCTATCTCGGCGTCGCACACTGA
- a CDS encoding branched-chain amino acid ABC transporter permease, with amino-acid sequence MIALGQFLEVLIGGLLSGVLYSLVALGFVLIFKASGVFNFAQGAMVLLAGLALVRSLDFLVTKGFPLWAAITIGIGFAAVIMAITAWLIERFVIGPLVNQDGLTLFMSTIGATFILEGAAQMIFGSDAYPLRLFPTDAWFLFENLFPGGILVNKLDVWGGLIAGILVAGLAIFFQRTKTGRALRAVADDHLAAQSVGIPISWIWFVVWFVAGLVALVAATVWGTKLGVQFSITFLALKALPVLIIGGFTSVPGAIVGGLIVGAGEKIAEVFLGPHIGGGIEYWFAYVLALAVLLVRPQGLFGERIIERI; translated from the coding sequence GTGATCGCGTTGGGACAATTTCTCGAAGTGCTGATCGGCGGGTTGCTGTCCGGCGTGCTATATTCGCTGGTCGCGCTCGGCTTCGTGCTCATCTTCAAGGCATCTGGTGTCTTTAATTTTGCCCAAGGCGCAATGGTATTGCTCGCAGGGTTGGCGCTGGTCCGTTCGCTTGACTTCCTGGTGACCAAGGGGTTCCCGCTTTGGGCTGCGATCACCATCGGCATCGGCTTCGCCGCCGTGATCATGGCGATAACAGCCTGGCTCATCGAGCGATTCGTGATCGGACCTCTTGTCAACCAGGACGGCCTCACGCTGTTCATGTCCACTATCGGCGCGACATTCATCCTCGAAGGTGCGGCGCAAATGATCTTCGGTTCCGATGCTTACCCTTTGCGGCTATTTCCGACAGACGCATGGTTCCTGTTTGAGAACCTCTTTCCGGGTGGAATTCTGGTCAACAAGCTGGATGTCTGGGGCGGCCTTATCGCCGGCATTCTGGTCGCCGGCCTCGCGATCTTCTTCCAACGTACCAAGACCGGTCGCGCACTCAGGGCGGTTGCCGATGACCACCTGGCCGCGCAGTCGGTCGGGATTCCAATCAGCTGGATCTGGTTCGTGGTTTGGTTTGTTGCCGGTCTCGTTGCGCTGGTTGCAGCGACCGTGTGGGGCACCAAGCTGGGCGTACAGTTCTCCATCACTTTTCTCGCGCTGAAGGCCCTGCCGGTTCTGATCATCGGGGGCTTTACCTCCGTTCCAGGAGCCATCGTCGGCGGGCTCATTGTGGGGGCGGGCGAGAAGATCGCCGAGGTGTTCCTGGGGCCGCATATAGGTGGCGGTATTGAATATTGGTTCGCCTATGTGCTGGCGTTGGCGGTGCTGTTGGTGCGGCCGCAGGGTCTGTTCGGCGAGCGGATCATCGAACGTATCTGA
- a CDS encoding branched-chain amino acid ABC transporter permease, with the protein MLYREAGQFKTTYAEDMAIFPIRQDRMALAILLGIAFIGVPLLANFHIWPFGSDYLLRAILLPFLILALAAIGVNILVGYCGQISLGSGAFMAIGAYSAYKLGTGVHVPLAWLGFAISIPPLPVLLSILLGGLAAAVVGILFGVPSLRIKGLYLAVATLAAQFFFDWVFLRVSWFTNYAPSGSVNAPTLDFFGLVLSTPIERYLLCLIFVTVFAVLAKNLVRGNLGRQWMAIRDMDIAAELIGIRPLYAKLTAFAVSSFIIGVAGALWAFVYLGSWEPLAFSIDRSLQLLFMVIIGGLGSIMGPFVGAAFILILPIMLNLIPTQLGVPLSTETITHLEFIIFGSLICYLLIKEPHGFARLISLGKEKLRLWPFPY; encoded by the coding sequence GTGCTTTATCGCGAGGCTGGCCAATTCAAGACAACTTACGCGGAGGATATGGCGATCTTCCCGATCCGCCAGGATCGTATGGCGCTCGCCATCCTGCTCGGTATCGCCTTCATTGGCGTACCGCTGCTGGCCAACTTCCACATTTGGCCGTTCGGCAGCGACTATCTGCTGCGCGCCATTCTGCTGCCCTTCCTGATCCTTGCACTTGCCGCTATCGGCGTAAACATACTCGTCGGCTATTGCGGCCAGATCTCGCTCGGCAGCGGCGCGTTCATGGCCATCGGCGCCTACTCTGCCTACAAGTTGGGGACCGGCGTTCATGTTCCGCTCGCCTGGCTTGGCTTCGCGATTTCGATCCCGCCGTTACCCGTGCTGCTATCCATTCTGCTCGGCGGGCTCGCGGCCGCGGTTGTCGGAATCCTCTTCGGTGTTCCCAGTCTGCGGATCAAGGGCCTCTATCTGGCGGTTGCAACGCTCGCAGCGCAGTTTTTCTTCGACTGGGTATTCCTACGGGTGTCGTGGTTCACCAATTACGCACCGTCAGGGTCGGTCAATGCGCCGACACTGGACTTCTTCGGTCTGGTCTTAAGCACGCCGATCGAGCGCTATTTGCTGTGCCTGATCTTCGTAACTGTGTTCGCGGTTCTGGCGAAGAACCTCGTGCGCGGCAATCTCGGCAGACAATGGATGGCGATCCGCGACATGGACATCGCCGCCGAGCTGATTGGTATCCGGCCGCTCTACGCAAAGCTCACGGCTTTCGCGGTCTCTTCATTTATCATCGGCGTGGCGGGCGCACTCTGGGCGTTCGTCTATCTGGGCTCGTGGGAGCCGCTCGCGTTCTCGATCGACCGTTCGCTGCAGCTTCTGTTTATGGTGATCATCGGCGGGCTGGGATCGATCATGGGTCCGTTCGTAGGTGCGGCCTTTATCCTCATTCTGCCGATCATGTTGAACCTGATTCCAACCCAGCTCGGCGTGCCGCTGTCGACAGAGACGATCACTCACCTGGAATTCATCATCTTTGGATCGTTGATCTGCTATCTTCTCATCAAGGAGCCCCATGGGTTCGCCCGGCTTATTTCGCTTGGCAAGGAGAAGCTCAGGCTTTGGCCGTTTCCCTACTGA